One Cololabis saira isolate AMF1-May2022 chromosome 12, fColSai1.1, whole genome shotgun sequence DNA window includes the following coding sequences:
- the LOC133456419 gene encoding tapasin-related protein-like, with protein sequence MFFVASKLDLRRYVEGVEPEDLECELRRYSTEGIHVRWPVQGALGYNRWFSCTLKHSKGVFTVTGFLRHPSDQGPPGQQDYRSWPAISDRELLPTTVAMVIKTQTPVVNARLRSEQKLHCQFAVDHRGPNVTLEWHRQHRGERSRLFSHVSRSGQTHGSGVALKGLAGGDASYTLPFTKMISEGTYICSVSVVPLFASLDVNLHIEEPPRVSLNVGPTLVMEEGKEQKIMCEAESYYPLDVDITWYEQDPRASRQRVGAPLPVMLENILMSSHKHNTDSTFSVAAFFYLQASLKSSGRQFTCSVTHQSLRVPIRQSFILEVEEPSSWMLNLALVFLVFILLAVLAVMLPRLNSARRQKKFY encoded by the exons atgttttttgtaGCATCCAAATTGGACCTCCGGCGATATGTTGAGGGTGTGGAACCGGAGGACCTGGAGTGTGAACTTCGCAGGTACAGCACCGAGGGCATCCACGTCCGCTGGCCTGTCCAGGGAGCGCTGGGGTACAACCGCTGGTTCAGCTGCACCCTCAAACACAGCAAGGGCGTCTTCACGGTCACCGGCTTCCTACGACACCCGTCTGACCAGGGTCCCCCGGGACAGCAGGACTACCGCAGCTGGCCGGCTATTTCTGACCGAGAGCTTCTTCCAACCACAG TTGCCATGGTGATCAAAACCCAGACTCCAGTAGTGAACGCCCGCCTGAGGTCGGAGCAAAAGCTCCACTGCCAGTTTGCCGTTGATCACCGCGGGCCGAACGTGACGCTGGAGTGGCACCGGCAGCACCGCGGAGAGAGGTCCAGGCTCTTCAGCCACGTCAGCCGCTCAGGGCAGACCCACGGCTCCGGTGTGGCGCTGAAAGGCCTGGCGGGAGGAGACGCCTCGTACACGCTGCCTTTCACCAAGATGATCAGCGAAGGAACCTACATTTGCTCCGTGTCTGTCGTTCCACTGTTTGCCAGTCTGGACGTCAATCTGCACATTGAAG AGCCGCCCCGTGTTTCTCTCAACGTGGGTCCCActctggtgatggaggaggggaAGGAGCAGAAGATCATGTGTGAGGCAGAGAGCTACTATCCTCTGGATGTGGACATTACGTGGTATGAGCAGGACCCGCGAGCGTCGCGTCAGCGGGTCGGTGCGCCGCTTCCCGTGATGCTGGAGAATATCCTGATGTCCAGCCACAAACACAACACGGACAGCACCTTCTCCGTGGCGGCTTTCTTTTACCTGCAGGCGTCTCTGAAGTCTTCGGGGAGGCAGTTTACGTGCAGCGTCACCCATCAGTCCTTGAGAGTGCCCATCAGGCAGAGCTTCATCCTGGAGGTTGAAG AGCCATCCAGTTGGATGTTGAACCTCGCTCTTGTCTTCTTGGTGTTCATACTGTTGGCCGTTCTGGCTGTGATGCTGCCTCGCCTGAACTCAG CAAGAAGACAG aagAAATTCTACTGA